A window of the Vibrio fluvialis genome harbors these coding sequences:
- the nirD gene encoding nitrite reductase small subunit NirD yields MKQQVCHLSELTPFQGCGAWIGDQQAALFYLPGDEPHVYALQNWDPIGKAYVMARGIVGDVKGEPCVASPLYKQHFSLLTGQCVEKPDVALKTWRVLVEEGQVYVLLSETALA; encoded by the coding sequence ATGAAACAACAAGTGTGTCATTTGAGCGAGCTGACGCCATTTCAAGGATGTGGCGCGTGGATTGGCGATCAACAAGCAGCGCTATTTTATCTGCCCGGTGATGAGCCGCACGTGTATGCGCTGCAAAACTGGGACCCCATTGGCAAGGCTTATGTGATGGCTCGCGGCATTGTCGGTGATGTGAAAGGAGAGCCGTGCGTTGCCTCGCCGCTCTACAAACAACATTTCAGCTTACTGACAGGGCAGTGTGTGGAAAAACCGGATGTGGCGCTGAAGACCTGGCGTGTGTTGGTGGAAGAGGGGCAGGTGTACGTGCTGCTGAGTGAAACGGCGCTCGCTTGA
- the bioB gene encoding biotin synthase BioB yields MEIRHNWTVAEVKALLEKPFMDLLFDAQLVHRQHHLHNHVQVSTLLSIKTGACPEDCKYCPQSAHYRTDVDKERLMEVERVLDAAQKAKSSGSTRFCMGAAWKNPKARDMPLLKEMISGVKDMGLETCMTLGMLTSDQAQELADAGLDYYNHNLDTSPEFYGNIITTRTYQDRLDTLSHVRDAGMKICSGGIIGMGESTNDRAGLLVELANLSVHPESVPINMLVKVKGTPLEQVDDVEPFDFVRLIAVARIMMPQSAVRLSAGREKMNEQMQALCFMAGANSIFYGCKLLTTPNPAEDSDMLLFKKLGINSQQVAQKPDEITENELLDRVVERVAARPTADDMFYDASL; encoded by the coding sequence GTGGAAATTCGTCATAACTGGACAGTGGCTGAAGTCAAAGCACTGCTTGAAAAACCGTTTATGGATCTGCTGTTCGACGCTCAACTCGTCCACCGCCAGCATCATCTGCACAACCATGTTCAGGTGAGCACATTACTCTCCATCAAAACCGGCGCGTGTCCGGAAGATTGCAAATACTGCCCGCAGAGCGCGCACTACCGCACCGATGTCGATAAAGAGCGTCTGATGGAAGTAGAACGCGTGCTGGATGCTGCGCAAAAAGCCAAAAGCTCAGGCTCAACCCGTTTCTGTATGGGCGCGGCGTGGAAAAACCCGAAAGCGCGCGACATGCCGCTGCTCAAAGAGATGATTTCCGGCGTGAAAGACATGGGACTGGAAACCTGTATGACGCTGGGCATGTTGACCTCTGATCAGGCTCAAGAGCTGGCGGATGCGGGCCTCGATTACTACAACCATAACCTGGATACCTCGCCGGAGTTCTACGGCAACATCATCACCACGCGTACTTACCAGGATCGTCTCGATACGCTGTCCCATGTGCGTGATGCGGGCATGAAGATCTGTTCGGGCGGTATCATCGGCATGGGCGAGAGCACCAATGACCGCGCTGGCTTATTGGTGGAACTGGCGAACCTGTCTGTGCATCCGGAAAGCGTGCCGATCAACATGCTGGTGAAAGTCAAAGGCACGCCGCTGGAACAAGTGGACGATGTCGAACCGTTTGATTTTGTGCGCCTGATTGCCGTTGCGCGCATCATGATGCCGCAGTCGGCGGTGCGCCTGTCTGCGGGCCGTGAAAAGATGAATGAACAGATGCAAGCGCTGTGCTTTATGGCGGGTGCAAACTCAATTTTCTATGGCTGCAAACTGCTGACGACTCCCAACCCGGCGGAAGACAGCGACATGCTGCTGTTCAAAAAGCTGGGCATCAACAGCCAACAAGTGGCGCAAAAGCCCGATGAGATTACTGAAAACGAACTGCTGGATCGCGTGGTAGAACGAGTGGCCGCGCGTCCAACAGCGGATGACATGTTCTACGATGCCAGCCTTTAA
- the nirB gene encoding nitrite reductase large subunit NirB, producing the protein MEHIVIIGNGMVGHHLVAKLVEKQAHLEKRITVIGEERFIAYDRVQLSSLFSGKSHDDLMLSSEEWYQKHGINLILGSQVTAINRVQKSIILDDEDVLGYDSLVLATGSYPFVPPVPGSERDNVFVYRTLDDLSAIRNACEHARTGAVIGGGLLGLEAANALRLLGLETHVIEFAPRLMPVQLDDGAGGVLKQKIEQLGLTVHTSTGTERIIDGESAKHRMVFKDAEPLEVDVIVFSAGIRPQDALARQSGLAVGERGGIVISDSCQTSDENIYAIGECALWQQRIFGLVAPGYAMARAVADQLMGHSGSFTGADMSTKLKLLGVDVASIGDAQMQTAGAQELVLQDTVQGTYKKLIVDASGTQLLGAILVGDNSDYDALLQAYLNQTVLPDHPAHLLFDTSMLSGEVSDDTMICSCHNVTKGALVAAIHAGATELNELKSVTKAGTGCGGCSSMVKSVLDAELVAMGVEVNNHICEHFEYSRQELFHICQVEEIKDFDTLLEKHGHGLGCDLCKPTAASVFASLWNEHIMEPKLSALQDSNDAFMANLQKDGSYSVVPRVPGGEITPEKLIVLGEVAKQYDLYTKITGGQRVDLFGAQMEQLPEIWRTLINAGFETGHAYGKSVRTVKSCVGSTWCRYGVDDSVGLAIELENRYKGLRAPHKLKFAVSGCTRECAEAQSKDIGVIATEKGWNLYVCGNGGMRPRHADLLASDLTKSQLVTLIDRVLMFYVRTADKLQRTSVWLDNLEGGLDYLKQVVLEDSLGLGEQLENQMQRVVDTYQCEWKSTLENEDKLRKFRPFINHEQGSVSLPYQRLRGQRIPVSEEISS; encoded by the coding sequence ATGGAACATATTGTCATTATCGGCAACGGAATGGTCGGTCACCATCTGGTTGCTAAGCTGGTGGAAAAACAAGCCCACCTTGAAAAACGGATTACCGTGATTGGCGAGGAGCGTTTTATCGCTTACGACCGCGTACAACTCTCGTCGCTGTTCTCCGGTAAATCGCATGATGATCTGATGCTGAGCAGCGAAGAGTGGTATCAAAAACACGGGATCAATCTGATTCTGGGTAGCCAGGTCACGGCCATTAACCGAGTGCAGAAAAGCATTATTCTGGATGACGAAGATGTGCTGGGTTACGACTCCCTCGTGCTGGCAACCGGTTCTTATCCGTTTGTGCCCCCCGTACCGGGTTCAGAGCGTGACAACGTCTTTGTCTACCGGACTTTGGACGACCTGTCTGCGATTCGCAATGCGTGTGAACATGCTCGCACGGGGGCGGTGATCGGTGGTGGTCTGCTGGGATTAGAAGCGGCCAACGCGCTGCGTCTGCTGGGATTAGAAACGCACGTAATCGAATTCGCGCCGCGACTCATGCCGGTTCAGCTCGATGATGGTGCGGGTGGTGTGCTGAAACAGAAAATTGAGCAGCTTGGTCTGACGGTGCATACCTCAACGGGTACTGAGCGCATCATTGACGGCGAAAGCGCCAAGCATCGCATGGTATTCAAAGATGCAGAGCCGCTGGAAGTGGACGTGATTGTGTTTTCTGCCGGCATTCGCCCGCAGGATGCGTTGGCGCGTCAGTCCGGTTTAGCGGTGGGCGAACGTGGCGGCATTGTCATTTCCGACAGTTGCCAAACCAGCGACGAGAACATCTACGCCATTGGCGAATGTGCGCTGTGGCAACAACGGATTTTTGGCCTGGTGGCACCGGGGTACGCCATGGCGCGCGCCGTGGCTGACCAGTTGATGGGACATAGCGGCAGTTTCACGGGGGCGGACATGAGTACCAAACTCAAACTGTTGGGGGTGGATGTGGCCTCAATTGGTGACGCGCAGATGCAAACCGCGGGCGCGCAGGAACTGGTGTTGCAGGACACGGTACAGGGAACCTACAAAAAACTGATAGTCGATGCGAGTGGTACCCAATTACTCGGCGCGATTCTGGTGGGTGACAACAGCGACTACGATGCGTTACTGCAGGCGTATCTCAACCAAACCGTGCTGCCTGATCATCCGGCGCACCTGTTGTTTGATACGTCGATGCTGAGCGGCGAAGTATCGGACGACACCATGATCTGTTCGTGCCACAACGTCACCAAAGGCGCGCTGGTGGCTGCGATTCATGCTGGCGCGACCGAGCTCAATGAACTCAAATCCGTCACCAAAGCGGGCACGGGCTGTGGCGGCTGTTCCAGCATGGTGAAATCGGTGCTGGACGCTGAACTGGTGGCCATGGGCGTGGAAGTGAACAATCATATTTGTGAACACTTTGAATACTCCCGTCAGGAGCTGTTCCACATTTGCCAGGTTGAAGAAATCAAAGATTTCGACACCTTGCTGGAGAAACACGGCCACGGCTTGGGTTGTGATTTGTGTAAACCGACCGCGGCTTCGGTATTTGCCTCTTTGTGGAACGAGCACATTATGGAGCCGAAGCTGAGTGCGCTGCAGGACTCCAACGATGCCTTTATGGCGAATCTGCAAAAAGACGGCTCTTATTCTGTGGTGCCACGCGTGCCGGGCGGCGAAATAACGCCGGAAAAACTGATCGTGCTGGGGGAAGTGGCGAAGCAGTACGATCTGTACACCAAGATCACCGGTGGTCAGCGGGTTGACTTGTTCGGCGCGCAAATGGAGCAACTTCCTGAGATCTGGCGCACCTTGATTAACGCCGGCTTTGAGACCGGCCATGCGTACGGTAAGTCGGTGCGAACGGTGAAATCGTGTGTCGGTTCAACCTGGTGCCGCTATGGCGTGGATGACTCGGTTGGGCTGGCGATTGAGCTGGAGAATCGCTACAAAGGCTTGCGCGCACCGCACAAACTCAAGTTTGCCGTCTCGGGTTGTACACGCGAATGTGCTGAAGCGCAGAGCAAAGATATCGGTGTCATTGCGACCGAAAAGGGTTGGAACCTGTATGTGTGCGGTAATGGCGGTATGCGCCCCCGTCATGCCGACCTGCTGGCTTCTGACTTAACCAAATCGCAGCTTGTGACCTTGATTGATCGGGTGTTGATGTTCTATGTCCGCACTGCTGACAAGCTACAACGCACATCGGTGTGGCTCGACAATCTGGAGGGCGGTCTGGATTATCTCAAACAGGTGGTGCTGGAGGATTCGCTCGGACTGGGTGAACAACTGGAAAACCAGATGCAGCGTGTGGTCGATACCTATCAATGCGAGTGGAAAAGTACGCTTGAAAATGAGGACAAACTGCGTAAGTTCCGTCCGTTCATTAATCACGAACAGGGCAGCGTGAGCCTGCCATATCAGCGCCTGCGTGGGCAGCGTATTCCGGTTAGCGAGGAGATATCATCATGA
- a CDS encoding glycosyl transferase family protein, translating to MSTILDCIRTVGRGERGRKPLSFEQAFQVMDDYLNGDVGDDQMAMLLMLIRVQNETNAEIAGFVKAFQSRVPSIGAEIDWPCYAGKRAAAGKPWHLLAAKIMADNGHKVLMHGYNDKPASREHAEAYLAACEVPLAKDAEQAKALLQQGNIAYLPLRHFAPQAEVMIGWKNRYGLRTPINTVVRALNPGGGEIGLRGSFHPGFQQLHAEVEHVIGKTAHAVVSFKGQSGESEYNPKVSQTVWLSQTDGVHSYYWPEQFVSDIALPNTCPLGTPQEEWVQMANSVVATMTAVLFAKTLDRDTAMATAFRYWQTYVDTH from the coding sequence ATGAGCACAATTCTGGACTGTATTCGTACTGTCGGCCGCGGTGAACGCGGCCGCAAACCGCTCAGTTTTGAGCAGGCATTTCAGGTGATGGATGACTACCTGAACGGAGACGTGGGCGATGATCAGATGGCGATGCTGCTGATGCTGATCCGAGTGCAAAACGAAACCAATGCTGAGATCGCCGGATTTGTGAAAGCGTTTCAGTCCCGAGTGCCGAGTATTGGCGCGGAGATTGACTGGCCGTGTTACGCCGGAAAACGTGCCGCGGCGGGTAAACCCTGGCATCTGCTGGCCGCCAAAATCATGGCTGACAACGGACACAAAGTACTGATGCACGGCTACAACGACAAACCGGCGTCACGTGAGCATGCAGAAGCTTATTTGGCCGCGTGTGAGGTTCCGCTTGCCAAGGATGCAGAGCAGGCCAAAGCGCTGCTGCAACAAGGCAACATTGCGTATCTGCCGCTGCGTCATTTTGCGCCGCAAGCCGAGGTGATGATTGGCTGGAAAAACCGCTACGGCCTGCGCACGCCGATCAACACGGTAGTGCGGGCGCTGAATCCTGGCGGCGGTGAAATTGGTCTGCGAGGCAGTTTCCATCCGGGTTTTCAACAACTGCACGCAGAAGTTGAGCACGTGATTGGCAAAACTGCCCATGCGGTTGTCTCATTTAAAGGCCAGTCCGGTGAGTCGGAGTACAATCCGAAGGTGAGCCAGACGGTGTGGCTCAGCCAGACCGATGGCGTGCACTCTTACTATTGGCCTGAGCAGTTTGTCTCAGACATCGCGCTGCCTAACACTTGCCCACTGGGTACACCGCAAGAAGAGTGGGTCCAGATGGCGAACAGTGTCGTTGCGACCATGACCGCTGTGCTGTTTGCGAAAACGCTCGACCGCGATACCGCGATGGCGACGGCCTTTCGCTATTGGCAAACCTATGTCGATACGCACTGA
- a CDS encoding ANTAR domain-containing response regulator: MSLSHSSQSIVVCCDSVSDQAGISAKLALHYDQILLCQLAQLERMIDKESSPTVVVSWRQPSAELRLIVEFCSQRKVPLLVILKQLQVNDINRLPQHHDFVLLPFDSAFELKPWIDYAKQVRETSMAMAQEIESLTQKLEERKWVEKAKGILMRLHGLDEDKAYRALRSSAMQSSLSLAQVAKNVIHTMEGLGV, encoded by the coding sequence ATGTCTCTTTCTCACTCTTCTCAATCCATTGTGGTGTGCTGTGACAGCGTCAGCGATCAGGCCGGGATCAGTGCCAAACTTGCGTTGCACTACGACCAGATCCTGCTCTGCCAACTGGCTCAGTTGGAGCGCATGATCGACAAAGAATCTTCACCCACCGTGGTGGTGTCGTGGCGTCAACCGAGTGCAGAGCTGCGGCTCATTGTTGAGTTTTGTTCCCAGCGCAAGGTGCCGCTTCTGGTGATTCTTAAACAGCTTCAGGTGAACGATATCAATCGCTTACCGCAACATCACGATTTCGTTTTGTTGCCTTTTGACTCGGCGTTTGAGCTCAAGCCCTGGATTGATTATGCCAAGCAGGTGCGTGAGACCAGTATGGCGATGGCGCAGGAAATCGAGTCGTTGACGCAAAAACTGGAAGAGCGTAAATGGGTCGAAAAGGCCAAAGGGATACTGATGCGTCTGCATGGTTTGGATGAAGATAAAGCGTATCGCGCACTGCGCAGTAGCGCGATGCAATCGAGCCTGTCACTGGCGCAGGTGGCGAAGAACGTGATTCACACTATGGAAGGTCTGGGTGTTTGA
- the bioA gene encoding adenosylmethionine--8-amino-7-oxononanoate transaminase, whose translation MDLAFDRQHIWHPYTSTLTPLTCYPVTHADGVFIYLEDGKALVDGMSSWWSAIHGYNHPRLNAAAHQQIDKMSHVMFGGITHQPAIEVCQRLLSLVPNNLKHVFLADSGSVAVEVSLKMALQYWHAKGEQRPKFLTLRHGYHGDTFAAMSVTDPDNSMHTLYKGFLPEHLFAESPNTGFWEEWNERDIEDFRHQLTENHRQIAAVILEPIVQGAGGMRIYHPEFLRQVRALCDEFGVLLILDEIATGFGRTGKLFACEHANIQPDILCVGKALTSGYMTLSAALTTKEVADTVCGGEAGCFMHGPTFMGNPLACAVASASLSLIEEGHWQQQVKQIELGFAERLPLLNRYPQVKATRWLGAIGVVETHQPVNMEAIQALFVQHGVWIRPFGRLIYMMPPFISEPQHLDQLIQAVEAALQSPECFLSDTD comes from the coding sequence ATGGATTTAGCCTTCGATCGCCAGCACATCTGGCATCCCTACACCTCAACCCTAACACCTCTGACCTGCTATCCGGTCACGCATGCTGACGGTGTTTTCATCTATCTCGAAGATGGAAAAGCGCTGGTCGACGGCATGTCCTCCTGGTGGTCAGCCATTCACGGATACAATCATCCCCGTCTGAATGCCGCGGCTCATCAGCAGATCGATAAGATGTCTCACGTCATGTTTGGCGGCATCACCCACCAGCCGGCCATTGAGGTATGCCAGCGCTTGCTCTCTCTGGTGCCGAATAATCTTAAACATGTATTTCTCGCCGATTCCGGTTCCGTGGCAGTGGAAGTGAGTTTGAAAATGGCGCTGCAATACTGGCACGCCAAAGGAGAACAGCGCCCAAAATTCCTCACCCTGCGTCACGGCTATCATGGGGATACCTTTGCTGCGATGTCGGTCACTGATCCGGATAACTCAATGCACACGCTGTACAAAGGATTTCTCCCTGAGCATCTGTTTGCCGAATCACCCAACACCGGCTTTTGGGAAGAGTGGAATGAACGCGATATCGAAGATTTTCGCCATCAACTAACCGAGAATCATCGCCAGATCGCAGCCGTCATTCTAGAGCCGATTGTGCAGGGTGCGGGTGGCATGCGCATTTATCACCCAGAGTTTTTGCGTCAGGTACGCGCGCTGTGTGATGAGTTTGGCGTGCTGCTGATCCTCGATGAGATCGCCACGGGCTTTGGTCGCACCGGCAAATTGTTTGCGTGTGAACATGCGAACATTCAGCCGGACATTTTATGTGTCGGGAAAGCGCTCACCAGCGGCTACATGACCTTATCGGCCGCACTGACCACCAAGGAAGTCGCTGATACGGTCTGCGGCGGCGAAGCGGGCTGCTTTATGCATGGTCCAACCTTTATGGGCAACCCGCTAGCGTGTGCGGTCGCCTCGGCCAGTCTGAGCCTGATTGAAGAAGGACATTGGCAGCAACAGGTGAAGCAGATTGAGTTGGGCTTTGCCGAGCGCTTGCCGCTGCTCAATCGCTACCCGCAAGTCAAAGCCACGCGCTGGCTCGGGGCGATTGGTGTGGTTGAGACGCATCAACCGGTCAACATGGAAGCGATTCAGGCGCTGTTTGTGCAGCATGGCGTGTGGATTCGTCCATTTGGTCGCTTGATTTACATGATGCCGCCATTTATCAGTGAGCCACAGCATCTGGATCAACTGATTCAAGCGGTGGAAGCGGCGCTCCAATCCCCAGAATGTTTTTTGAGTGATACCGACTGA
- a CDS encoding ABC transporter permease, translating into MSSNVISLIPSREKVVSRSKVMLMPLIGILIFLMFWHLAARQVETSLGTLPGPVQTFAQFSNLVNEHFKEREKEHAFIERQEKRNAAKLAKDPNADVRIRPYTGKPTFFDQIGTSLVTVAAGFALASLIAIPLGIVLGLNHGLYQAFNPIIQLLKPVSPLAWLPIVTMVVSATYVSDDPMFAKSFVNSLFTVALCSLWPTLINTAVGVTSVDKDLINVSKVLRLSWWQHIRTIVLPSAIPMIFTGLRLSLGIAWMVLIAAEMLAQNPGLGKFVWDEFQNGSSASLGRIMVAVIAIGFIGLLLDRGMLQLQKHLSWNKQQALR; encoded by the coding sequence ATGTCGAGCAATGTAATTTCACTGATCCCCAGTCGCGAAAAAGTGGTCAGCCGCAGTAAAGTGATGCTGATGCCACTGATTGGAATCCTTATCTTTCTGATGTTCTGGCACCTCGCCGCCAGACAAGTCGAAACGTCACTCGGTACGCTGCCAGGACCGGTGCAGACGTTCGCCCAGTTCAGCAACTTGGTTAATGAACACTTCAAAGAGCGAGAAAAAGAGCACGCTTTTATTGAACGCCAGGAGAAGCGTAACGCTGCCAAATTGGCCAAAGACCCCAATGCGGATGTCCGCATTCGTCCGTACACCGGTAAACCGACATTCTTTGATCAGATCGGGACCAGCCTGGTCACGGTGGCGGCGGGGTTTGCGCTGGCGTCTTTGATTGCGATACCGCTTGGTATTGTACTGGGGCTCAACCACGGACTGTATCAGGCATTCAACCCCATCATTCAACTGCTGAAACCGGTATCGCCACTGGCTTGGCTACCGATTGTCACCATGGTGGTGAGTGCGACTTACGTCAGCGATGACCCGATGTTTGCCAAATCGTTCGTCAACTCGCTGTTTACCGTGGCGCTGTGCAGCTTGTGGCCCACGCTGATCAATACCGCGGTTGGCGTCACCAGTGTGGATAAAGACCTGATTAACGTGAGCAAGGTGCTGCGCCTGTCGTGGTGGCAACATATTCGCACCATCGTGTTGCCCTCAGCGATTCCGATGATCTTCACCGGGCTGCGGTTGTCGCTCGGGATTGCCTGGATGGTGCTGATTGCCGCAGAGATGCTGGCGCAGAACCCGGGCCTCGGCAAGTTCGTGTGGGATGAATTTCAAAATGGCAGCTCTGCGTCGCTGGGGCGAATTATGGTGGCGGTGATTGCGATTGGCTTTATCGGGCTGCTGTTGGATCGCGGCATGCTGCAACTGCAAAAACATCTGTCTTGGAACAAACAGCAAGCGCTGCGTTAA
- a CDS encoding CmpA/NrtA family ABC transporter substrate-binding protein encodes MRSLLLSASLLSAGAYAQVGEPELEDLKFGFIKLTDMAPLAVAYEKGFFEDEGLYVTLEAQANWKVLLDRVIDGELDGAHMLAGQPLGATIGIGTKAEVITAFSMDLNGNAITVSNDTWEQMKPFLSKESDGKIVHPIKADALKPVVQQYRDQGKPFNMGMVFPVSTHNYELRYWLAAGGINPGYYAPQSGDNSGQLKADVLLSVTPPPQMPATMEAGTIKGYCVGEPWNQQAVFKGIGVPVVTDYEIWKNNPEKVFGVSKAWAEKYPNTHIRVVKALIRAAHWLDENNNANRSEAVAMLSKSQYVGADKEVIANSMTGTFEYEKGDKREVPDFNVFFRHNATYPYYSDAIWYLTQMRRWGQIADAKSDDWYMNIAKEVYRPDIYQQAAESLIEDGVMSAKDFPDFNHEDGFRAPQKHFIDDIVYDGHQPNAYLNKFAIGLKGNDKV; translated from the coding sequence ATGCGCAGCTTACTGTTGAGCGCTTCACTGCTGAGCGCCGGAGCCTATGCTCAGGTGGGTGAGCCAGAGTTGGAAGATTTGAAGTTCGGCTTTATCAAACTGACGGATATGGCACCACTTGCCGTCGCTTATGAAAAAGGCTTTTTTGAAGACGAAGGACTGTACGTCACGCTCGAAGCACAGGCGAACTGGAAAGTGCTGCTTGATCGCGTGATTGACGGCGAACTGGATGGCGCGCATATGCTGGCGGGCCAGCCGCTGGGTGCGACGATTGGTATCGGCACCAAAGCAGAAGTCATCACGGCGTTCAGTATGGATCTTAACGGCAACGCCATCACCGTTTCCAATGATACCTGGGAGCAGATGAAGCCGTTTTTGAGCAAAGAGAGCGACGGCAAAATCGTTCACCCCATTAAAGCGGATGCTCTGAAACCTGTGGTGCAGCAATATCGCGACCAAGGCAAACCTTTCAACATGGGTATGGTGTTTCCGGTCTCGACGCACAACTACGAGCTGCGTTACTGGCTGGCGGCAGGCGGTATCAATCCGGGCTACTACGCACCGCAATCGGGGGACAACAGCGGTCAGTTGAAAGCCGACGTCCTGCTCAGCGTCACCCCACCACCACAAATGCCAGCGACCATGGAAGCGGGCACCATCAAAGGCTACTGCGTGGGTGAACCGTGGAACCAGCAGGCGGTGTTCAAAGGCATCGGCGTTCCGGTGGTCACGGATTACGAGATCTGGAAAAACAACCCGGAAAAAGTGTTTGGCGTATCAAAAGCGTGGGCGGAGAAATATCCGAATACGCACATTCGCGTGGTGAAAGCCTTGATTCGTGCTGCGCACTGGCTGGATGAAAACAACAACGCCAACCGCAGCGAAGCCGTGGCGATGCTGTCGAAAAGTCAGTATGTCGGTGCCGATAAAGAAGTGATTGCCAACTCCATGACAGGCACCTTTGAGTACGAAAAAGGTGACAAACGTGAGGTGCCGGATTTCAACGTGTTCTTCCGTCATAACGCAACCTATCCGTACTACAGCGATGCGATTTGGTATCTGACTCAGATGCGCCGCTGGGGCCAGATTGCGGATGCCAAATCGGACGACTGGTACATGAATATCGCCAAAGAGGTCTACCGTCCGGATATCTATCAGCAGGCGGCGGAATCTCTGATTGAAGATGGTGTGATGAGCGCGAAAGACTTTCCGGATTTCAACCATGAAGACGGTTTCCGTGCGCCACAGAAACACTTCATCGATGACATCGTCTACGACGGCCATCAACCGAACGCTTACCTCAACAAGTTCGCTATCGGTCTGAAGGGTAACGACAAAGTATAA
- a CDS encoding ABC transporter ATP-binding protein, with amino-acid sequence MSKAFLDLTQLGMRFPTPQGEFVALKNVDLQIQKGEFISLIGHSGCGKSTVLNLVAGLHMPTDGGVIVDGREVDGPGPERAVVFQNHSLLPWLTVYQNVELAVKQVAKGQSKAQIKQQVEHYLDLIQMAHASDKKPDEISGGMKQRVGIARALALQPKVLLMDEPFGALDALTRARLQDALMEIQADLNNTVIMITHDVDEAVLLSDKIVMMTNGPAATVGEVLNIELPRPRNRVQLADDPTYQKYRQSVLRFLYEKQSKSEGRQPATATVAKTA; translated from the coding sequence ATGTCCAAAGCATTTTTAGATTTAACCCAACTCGGCATGCGCTTTCCCACGCCACAAGGTGAGTTTGTCGCGCTGAAAAACGTCGACCTGCAGATCCAAAAAGGCGAGTTCATTTCACTGATTGGCCACTCAGGTTGCGGCAAGTCAACCGTGCTTAACCTGGTCGCGGGCCTTCACATGCCCACCGACGGCGGAGTGATTGTGGATGGACGCGAAGTCGATGGCCCTGGGCCAGAGCGCGCGGTGGTATTTCAGAACCATTCGCTGCTGCCGTGGCTGACGGTGTACCAAAACGTTGAGCTGGCGGTGAAACAGGTCGCCAAAGGACAAAGTAAAGCCCAAATTAAACAGCAGGTTGAACATTATCTCGACCTGATCCAAATGGCGCACGCCTCGGATAAGAAGCCGGATGAGATCTCGGGTGGGATGAAGCAGCGCGTCGGTATTGCCCGCGCGCTGGCACTGCAACCGAAAGTGTTGTTGATGGATGAACCGTTCGGCGCACTCGACGCCTTAACCCGTGCTCGTTTGCAGGATGCGCTGATGGAGATTCAAGCCGATCTGAATAACACCGTCATCATGATCACCCATGACGTGGACGAAGCGGTGCTGCTGTCGGACAAAATCGTCATGATGACCAACGGCCCGGCTGCGACGGTCGGCGAAGTGCTCAACATTGAACTGCCGCGCCCACGCAATCGCGTTCAATTGGCGGATGACCCGACGTATCAGAAATATCGTCAGTCGGTACTGCGCTTTTTGTATGAGAAACAATCGAAATCTGAAGGTCGTCAACCTGCTACTGCAACGGTCGCCAAAACTGCATAA